A DNA window from Bacillus andreraoultii contains the following coding sequences:
- a CDS encoding GNAT family N-acetyltransferase codes for MKINIKKCTLEDLHMLQEISYETFNETFKHQNSLENMNAYLEKAFNLQQLEKELSNDSSHFYFVYFNHEVAGYLKINTGDAQSEEMGNESLEIERIYIKNKFQKLGLGKYLLNKAVEIALEQNKEKIWLGVWEKNDNAIAFYKKMGFAQTGAHSFYMGDEEQTDFIMTKLLK; via the coding sequence ATGAAAATAAATATAAAAAAGTGTACCCTTGAAGATTTACACATGCTTCAAGAAATCAGCTATGAAACATTTAATGAGACATTTAAGCATCAGAATTCACTAGAAAATATGAATGCCTATTTAGAAAAGGCATTTAACTTACAACAATTAGAAAAAGAATTATCTAATGATTCTTCGCATTTCTATTTTGTTTACTTTAATCACGAGGTGGCAGGATATTTGAAAATCAATACGGGTGATGCTCAGTCGGAAGAAATGGGTAATGAATCACTTGAAATTGAGCGGATTTATATAAAGAATAAATTTCAAAAACTTGGGCTTGGCAAATATTTGCTAAATAAAGCTGTGGAAATTGCGTTGGAGCAAAATAAAGAGAAAATTTGGTTAGGGGTTTGGGAAAAAAATGATAATGCCATTGCCTTTTATAAGAAAATGGGATTTGCCCAAACTGGAGCACACTCGTTTTATATGGGTGATGAAGAACAAACGGATTTTATTATGACAAAATTGTTAAAGTAA
- the lsa(E) gene encoding ABC-F type ribosomal protection protein Lsa(E) — protein sequence MSLINVSNLTFSYEGSYDNIFENVSFQIDTDWKLGFIGRNGRGKTTFLNLLLGKYAYSGNISSSVKFEYFPYDVEDKSQYTIEVMKSICPECMDWEIFREISLLDVQEDVLYRPFHTLSNGEQTKVLLAALFLTSSCFLLIDEPTNHLDMDARNVVKNYLKRKKGFILVSHDRSLLDQCVDHILSINKTNIEIQKGNFTSWWENKTLQDNFELAENKKLLKEIGRLSSAAKRSSNWANKVEKSKTGTTNSGSKLDKGYVGHKSAKAMKRAKNIESRQQEAISQKSELLHNIEEYDDLKISPLDFHKECLIESNDLSLYYGDKEVCSNLNFRVNIGDRVAIIGKNGSGKSSILKLIHGDHIKFTGSLMLASGLKVSYISQDTSYLKGNLSEFADNNKIDETLFKTILRKLDFTREQFDKNMDDFSAGQKKKVLIAKSLCESAHLYIWDEPLNYIDIFSRIQIEKMILEYCPTLLFVEHDDAFCNNICTKDIHLCL from the coding sequence ATGTCTTTAATAAATGTATCAAATCTAACTTTTTCATATGAAGGAAGTTATGACAATATTTTTGAAAATGTAAGTTTCCAGATAGACACAGATTGGAAACTCGGGTTTATTGGAAGAAACGGGCGCGGTAAAACTACTTTCTTAAATTTACTGCTTGGCAAATATGCGTATTCTGGCAATATAAGTTCTTCAGTTAAATTTGAGTATTTTCCTTATGATGTGGAAGATAAGAGCCAATATACAATTGAAGTAATGAAGAGTATTTGTCCAGAATGTATGGATTGGGAGATTTTTCGTGAAATATCATTGCTTGATGTTCAAGAAGATGTTTTATATCGCCCGTTTCATACACTATCAAATGGTGAGCAAACAAAAGTCCTTCTTGCAGCTTTATTTCTTACATCAAGTTGTTTCCTACTTATTGATGAGCCTACAAATCATCTTGACATGGATGCACGTAATGTAGTGAAAAACTACTTGAAACGTAAGAAGGGGTTTATTTTGGTATCTCATGATAGAAGTTTGCTCGATCAATGTGTTGACCATATACTATCTATCAATAAAACGAATATCGAAATCCAAAAAGGAAATTTTACTTCTTGGTGGGAGAATAAAACGTTACAAGATAACTTTGAACTGGCAGAAAACAAGAAACTTCTTAAAGAAATAGGAAGATTGTCTTCTGCAGCAAAACGTAGTTCAAACTGGGCAAATAAAGTAGAAAAGAGCAAAACTGGTACAACAAATTCTGGTTCAAAGCTGGATAAGGGTTATGTTGGACATAAGTCAGCAAAAGCAATGAAACGAGCCAAAAATATTGAGTCAAGACAACAGGAAGCTATTTCACAAAAATCCGAACTGCTTCACAACATTGAAGAATATGACGACTTAAAAATTTCGCCACTTGATTTTCACAAAGAGTGTCTGATCGAATCGAATGATTTATCATTGTATTATGGGGATAAAGAAGTATGCAGCAATCTTAATTTCAGAGTCAATATTGGTGATAGAGTTGCCATTATCGGGAAAAATGGGAGTGGTAAGTCTAGTATCCTAAAATTGATTCATGGAGATCATATTAAATTCACTGGAAGTTTAATGTTAGCAAGTGGTCTGAAGGTTTCTTATATTTCGCAGGATACTTCATATTTAAAAGGTAATCTATCTGAGTTTGCCGATAATAATAAGATTGATGAAACTTTATTTAAAACGATTCTTCGTAAACTAGATTTTACTAGAGAACAGTTTGATAAGAACATGGATGACTTCAGTGCTGGTCAGAAAAAGAAAGTATTAATTGCTAAAAGCCTTTGTGAAAGCGCACATTTGTATATATGGGATGAGCCATTGAACTATATTGATATTTTTTCACGTATCCAAATTGAAAAAATGATTTTGGAATATTGTCCAACACTATTGTTTGTGGAGCATGATGATGCATTTTGTAATAATATTTGTACGAAAGATATTCATTTATGTTTGTAG
- a CDS encoding AzlD domain-containing protein, giving the protein MSLNVSILFIIIGGAIVTFIPRVAPFIVIRNIGLPKIVIKWLSYIPICIFTALIVDSFIIQDHSLLSIDWKALAAIVPTLIIALWTKSLSVTVIVGIISMAAVRFVF; this is encoded by the coding sequence ATGAGTTTGAATGTATCTATTTTATTCATCATTATAGGTGGTGCTATTGTAACTTTTATTCCGAGAGTTGCACCATTTATCGTTATTAGGAATATAGGGCTCCCGAAAATTGTAATCAAATGGCTTTCATATATCCCTATTTGTATTTTTACTGCACTTATTGTTGATAGCTTTATCATCCAAGACCATTCATTACTATCCATTGATTGGAAAGCTCTTGCCGCTATTGTACCAACACTTATCATAGCCTTATGGACAAAAAGCTTGTCAGTTACAGTTATTGTAGGAATTATTTCTATGGCTGCTGTTAGATTTGTATTTTAA
- a CDS encoding Rpn family recombination-promoting nuclease/putative transposase — protein MKDTYIYHKTALQLLKYIIEIWEAKSEKEKSNELPIVIPLVIYHGQKDWNIGLSLGEIIQGYEGLTPNIQRLVPNFEYLLYDLSKYKDEDIKGEAQLQIILTTLRDIFTKDSIDLFTTINRAVKYLRELEDHQTGIRYVETLLRYIFSAGRNLT, from the coding sequence ATGAAGGATACCTATATTTATCATAAAACCGCTCTTCAACTGTTAAAATATATAATAGAAATATGGGAGGCAAAAAGTGAAAAGGAAAAGAGCAATGAGCTTCCAATTGTTATTCCTTTAGTCATTTATCACGGTCAAAAAGATTGGAATATTGGATTGAGTTTAGGGGAAATAATACAGGGATATGAAGGACTTACACCAAATATTCAGCGGCTTGTTCCGAACTTTGAATACTTGCTTTATGATCTTTCAAAATATAAAGATGAGGATATAAAAGGAGAGGCCCAGCTTCAAATTATATTAACGACATTACGAGATATCTTCACTAAGGATAGTATAGATTTGTTTACTACCATTAATAGGGCTGTAAAATACTTGCGGGAATTAGAGGATCACCAAACTGGGATTCGTTACGTTGAAACTCTACTTAGATATATATTTAGCGCCGGAAGAAACTTAACGAA
- a CDS encoding recombinase family protein translates to MSGVEVIRANSNLANQKRGREIERLRVAAYCRVSTDSEDQLNSYKSQVAYYSDLIKKNMEWVLADIYADEAITGTQVTKREDFQRLINDCMNGDIDMVITKSISRFARNTLDTLKYVRMLKERDIAVYFEDEKINTLTMDGELC, encoded by the coding sequence ATGTCAGGAGTTGAAGTGATTAGGGCAAATAGTAACTTGGCTAACCAAAAACGTGGAAGAGAAATTGAACGGCTTCGGGTTGCAGCGTATTGTAGAGTTAGTACAGATTCAGAAGACCAGTTAAACAGTTATAAGTCACAAGTTGCATATTATTCGGATTTAATCAAGAAAAATATGGAATGGGTATTAGCTGATATATATGCTGACGAAGCAATTACTGGAACACAGGTAACAAAGCGGGAAGATTTCCAGCGATTGATTAATGACTGTATGAATGGAGATATTGATATGGTCATTACAAAATCAATTTCCAGATTTGCAAGAAATACATTGGATACGTTGAAATATGTCCGTATGCTAAAGGAAAGAGATATAGCTGTTTATTTTGAAGATGAAAAAATTAACACGCTTACAATGGATGGTGAATTGTGTTGA
- a CDS encoding helix-turn-helix domain-containing protein: MEFIQEVIANNLAKMRKERGLSLDNVSELTGVSKSMLAQIENGKSNPTVTTLWKIANGLQVSFSAFLKEVDKPQIEKINRNELSPVIDDDGNYLVYSIFPFHPEKKFEIFTVELKPRFRHIAEKHTGEEYVLMQRGTLTLDIQGEKFELNPDEMIKFNANTEHIYINSTEELVRFYIIIFYPE; this comes from the coding sequence ATGGAATTCATTCAAGAGGTTATAGCGAATAATCTCGCTAAAATGAGAAAAGAGCGAGGTTTGAGCCTGGATAACGTGTCGGAACTGACTGGGGTTAGTAAATCTATGTTAGCCCAAATTGAAAATGGGAAATCAAATCCAACAGTCACCACCCTTTGGAAAATTGCAAATGGGTTGCAAGTCTCCTTTTCAGCATTTTTAAAAGAGGTGGATAAGCCGCAAATTGAAAAGATAAATAGGAATGAATTGAGTCCAGTCATTGACGATGATGGAAATTATCTAGTATATTCAATCTTCCCGTTTCATCCAGAAAAAAAGTTTGAAATTTTCACTGTAGAATTAAAACCCAGGTTTAGACATATAGCTGAAAAGCATACTGGCGAGGAGTATGTACTTATGCAACGAGGGACTCTTACGCTTGATATTCAAGGGGAGAAGTTTGAATTAAATCCTGACGAAATGATAAAATTTAATGCGAATACGGAACATATTTATATCAATTCAACAGAAGAGCTAGTTAGATTTTACATCATTATCTTTTATCCCGAGTAG
- a CDS encoding class I SAM-dependent methyltransferase: MKENKYDDDIFFQKYSQMSRSQKGLAGAGEWETLKRLLPDFKGRRVLDLGCGFGWHCIYAMEHGASSVVGVDISHKMLEVAKEKTHFPQIEYKCCAIEDVDFPVESFDVILSSLAFHYVADYGMLIKKIYKMLKAGGSLVFTVEHPVFTSYGTQDWHYNEKGEILHFPVDNYYYEGKRTAVFLGEKVTKYHRTLTTYLNTLLSNGFIVNQIVEPQPPENMMDIPGMQDEMRRPMMLIVSARKC; encoded by the coding sequence ATGAAAGAAAACAAATATGATGATGATATATTTTTTCAAAAATACAGTCAAATGAGTCGCTCCCAAAAAGGACTGGCTGGTGCGGGAGAATGGGAGACTTTGAAAAGATTGTTGCCGGATTTTAAGGGTAGGCGTGTGCTTGATTTAGGATGTGGATTTGGATGGCACTGTATATATGCGATGGAACATGGTGCTTCTTCTGTTGTAGGTGTTGATATTTCTCATAAAATGCTGGAAGTAGCAAAAGAAAAAACTCACTTTCCGCAGATTGAATATAAATGCTGTGCTATAGAAGATGTTGATTTTCCAGTGGAGAGTTTTGATGTAATATTAAGTTCTCTTGCGTTTCATTATGTAGCGGATTACGGGATGTTAATTAAAAAGATATATAAAATGCTGAAGGCTGGGGGTAGTCTAGTTTTTACGGTTGAACACCCAGTTTTTACTTCTTACGGAACACAAGACTGGCATTATAACGAAAAAGGAGAAATACTCCATTTCCCGGTGGACAATTATTATTATGAGGGAAAACGGACAGCTGTATTTTTGGGAGAAAAGGTTACAAAATATCATAGAACACTGACTACATATCTAAATACATTGCTTTCAAATGGTTTTATAGTAAATCAGATTGTGGAGCCACAGCCACCAGAAAACATGATGGATATTCCGGGAATGCAGGATGAAATGCGCCGTCCCATGATGCTAATTGTTTCAGCAAGAAAATGTTAG
- a CDS encoding SHOCT domain-containing protein → MKQNLILYSMQIAMLKQLLTRKLISDKEYYIVKNKLMKEYGIVSDITS, encoded by the coding sequence TTGAAACAGAATTTGATTCTATATAGTATGCAAATTGCTATGTTAAAACAACTGCTAACCCGTAAACTAATTTCAGATAAAGAATATTATATTGTAAAAAACAAATTAATGAAAGAGTATGGTATTGTTTCTGACATTACAAGCTGA
- a CDS encoding VOC family protein, producing the protein MVNGVEFDFVVKDCKAALEQYKSIFDVEVVEETNFKTGNNEVVFKIYGTRFHMLDENPEYQLFAPKEGDTQSFWFNIVVPNIQETYERAMSANAKEIQAVTRIEKMGISNAMFSDSNGYVWMLHEIHREVSFEERVDILSKDFE; encoded by the coding sequence ATGGTTAATGGTGTAGAATTTGATTTTGTTGTAAAGGACTGTAAAGCCGCATTGGAGCAGTACAAATCAATTTTTGATGTAGAAGTAGTAGAAGAGACAAATTTTAAGACTGGGAATAATGAAGTCGTATTCAAAATTTATGGTACACGTTTCCATATGCTTGATGAAAATCCTGAATATCAATTATTTGCACCAAAAGAAGGGGACACGCAATCTTTCTGGTTTAATATAGTGGTGCCAAATATTCAAGAGACATATGAAAGAGCTATGTCCGCCAATGCAAAGGAAATTCAGGCTGTTACAAGAATAGAGAAAATGGGTATTTCAAATGCGATGTTTTCCGATAGTAATGGGTATGTATGGATGTTACATGAAATACATCGTGAAGTATCTTTTGAAGAGCGTGTTGATATTTTGAGTAAAGACTTTGAATAA
- a CDS encoding Rpn family recombination-promoting nuclease/putative transposase, with the protein MKDTYIYHKTALQLLKYIIEIWEAKSEKEKSNELPIVIPLVIYHGQKDWNIGLSLGEIIQGYEGLTPNIQRLVPNFEYLLYDLSKYKDEDIKGEAQLQIILTTLRDIFTKDSIDLFTTINRAVKYLRELEDHQTGIRYVETLLRYIFSAGRNLTKSEVVDMMKEIETNYPEGRDVVMTIAEQLIEEGKKQGLKQGIEKGIEEGKKQGLKQGIEKV; encoded by the coding sequence ATGAAGGATACCTATATTTATCATAAAACCGCTCTTCAACTGTTAAAATATATAATAGAAATATGGGAGGCAAAAAGTGAAAAGGAAAAGAGCAATGAGCTTCCAATTGTTATTCCTTTAGTCATTTATCACGGTCAAAAAGATTGGAATATTGGATTGAGTTTAGGGGAAATAATACAGGGATATGAAGGACTTACACCAAATATTCAGCGGCTTGTTCCGAACTTTGAATACTTGCTTTATGATCTTTCAAAATATAAAGATGAGGATATAAAAGGAGAGGCCCAGCTTCAAATTATATTAACGACATTACGAGATATCTTCACTAAGGATAGTATAGATTTGTTTACTACCATTAATAGGGCTGTAAAATACTTGCGGGAATTAGAGGATCACCAAACTGGGATTCGTTACGTTGAAACTCTACTTAGATATATATTTAGCGCTGGAAGAAACTTAACGAAGTCGGAAGTGGTGGATATGATGAAGGAAATTGAAACGAATTATCCAGAAGGGAGAGATGTTGTGATGACAATAGCTGAACAATTAATAGAAGAAGGTAAAAAACAGGGGCTAAAACAGGGTATCGAAAAAGGGATAGAAGAAGGTAAAAAACAGGGGCTAAAACAAGGAATAGAAAAGGTATAA
- a CDS encoding Rpn family recombination-promoting nuclease/putative transposase, translated as FGDVTVTKDFLTNYLPESIMEMIDVNTLEPEKDRFINEKLKENFSDLLFKVNICGNEGYLYLS; from the coding sequence CCTTTGGAGATGTGACGGTCACGAAGGATTTTTTAACTAATTATTTGCCAGAAAGTATAATGGAGATGATTGATGTCAACACTCTTGAACCAGAAAAGGATCGTTTTATTAATGAAAAATTGAAAGAAAACTTTTCGGATTTACTTTTTAAGGTAAATATTTGTGGCAATGAAGGATACCTATATTTATCATAA
- a CDS encoding MarR family winged helix-turn-helix transcriptional regulator, whose protein sequence is MKEILREVGMIARALDSISNIEFKEYNLTKGQYLYLVRICENPGMIQEKLAEMIKVDRTTASRAIKKLEMKGFIEKRDDCHNKKIKRLFPTEKGQSVYPFIKRENDYSNMVALSGLSEEEVDTLFHLLQKVRKNIEIDWEFVKKGNKRNY, encoded by the coding sequence ATGAAGGAAATACTTCGTGAAGTTGGAATGATAGCAAGGGCTTTGGATTCTATCAGCAATATCGAATTTAAGGAATATAATCTCACAAAAGGACAGTATTTATACCTTGTTCGGATATGTGAAAATCCAGGAATGATTCAGGAAAAATTGGCAGAGATGATAAAGGTAGACCGAACAACCGCATCTCGAGCGATAAAGAAACTTGAGATGAAAGGATTTATTGAAAAGAGAGACGATTGCCACAATAAAAAAATTAAAAGACTCTTTCCAACAGAAAAAGGGCAAAGTGTTTATCCTTTCATCAAACGAGAAAATGATTATTCCAATATGGTCGCATTATCTGGATTGTCTGAAGAAGAAGTAGATACTCTTTTTCATCTTCTTCAAAAGGTTAGAAAAAATATAGAAATAGACTGGGAGTTTGTGAAAAAAGGGAATAAGAGAAATTATTGA
- a CDS encoding SOS response-associated peptidase has translation MCGRFTLFATYENLISEFDIQKIFNEADYKESYNIAPTHRIVSVINDGTKNRMGFLRWGLIPSWAKDEKMASKMINARSETVDEKPSFKKSFYQRRCIIPMNAFYEWKRDGLLKTPMLIKMKDDSLFGVAGLWDSWIAPTGERIHTCIILTTASNELMAEIHHRMPAILSKEHQKEWLNPRNQDRDQLKSLLVPFTASKMIAYEVSNKVNSPKNNSVELIQRVV, from the coding sequence ATGTGTGGACGTTTCACGTTATTTGCTACTTACGAGAATTTGATTAGTGAGTTTGATATACAGAAAATATTTAATGAAGCGGATTATAAGGAAAGCTATAATATCGCACCCACCCATCGTATCGTATCTGTTATTAATGATGGAACAAAAAATCGGATGGGTTTCTTAAGGTGGGGACTTATTCCTTCGTGGGCAAAGGATGAAAAGATGGCATCAAAAATGATCAATGCAAGGTCGGAAACGGTTGATGAAAAGCCGAGCTTCAAGAAATCCTTTTACCAGAGACGTTGTATTATTCCAATGAATGCTTTTTATGAATGGAAACGTGATGGGCTATTAAAGACACCGATGCTTATAAAAATGAAAGATGATTCCTTGTTTGGAGTTGCTGGCTTATGGGACAGCTGGATTGCGCCAACAGGTGAAAGGATCCATACTTGTATAATTTTGACTACAGCATCAAATGAATTGATGGCAGAAATTCATCATCGTATGCCGGCTATATTGTCAAAAGAACATCAAAAAGAATGGCTAAACCCACGAAATCAGGATAGGGACCAATTAAAATCTTTATTAGTACCTTTTACAGCATCTAAAATGATTGCATATGAAGTATCGAATAAAGTGAATTCACCTAAGAATAATTCAGTAGAACTGATTCAGCGAGTTGTTTAG
- a CDS encoding AzlC family ABC transporter permease codes for MNELANEINRSENLSTFSQGVKDCIPTLIGYISIGVAMGIVGASSNLSILEVALLSALVYAGASQFIICALIVSGSPFSVIVFTTFIVNLRHLLLSMTLAPHFTNYSLMKNIGIGALLTDESFGVAANKMARREMIHASWMNGLNLTAYIFWILSCTLGAVFGKWISNPEVLGLDFSLTAMFLALLVLQLESMDHSKLKLYLSLIVYVVLFMLVFCMFVPSYIAILLSTIIVATIGVVKDK; via the coding sequence ATGAATGAATTAGCAAACGAAATAAATAGGAGTGAAAATCTCTCTACATTTTCTCAAGGGGTAAAAGATTGCATTCCAACATTAATCGGTTACATTAGTATAGGGGTTGCAATGGGGATTGTTGGAGCATCATCCAATCTAAGCATATTAGAAGTTGCCCTTTTATCGGCACTTGTTTATGCTGGTGCATCTCAATTTATTATTTGCGCCTTGATTGTATCAGGAAGTCCTTTTTCAGTTATTGTATTTACAACTTTCATTGTGAATTTACGACATCTTTTATTAAGTATGACATTAGCTCCTCACTTTACGAATTATTCTTTAATGAAAAATATCGGGATTGGGGCTCTTTTAACAGATGAATCATTCGGTGTTGCTGCTAATAAGATGGCTAGAAGAGAAATGATTCATGCGAGTTGGATGAACGGGTTAAATTTAACAGCTTATATTTTTTGGATTTTATCTTGTACATTAGGTGCCGTCTTTGGCAAATGGATTTCAAATCCAGAAGTTTTAGGATTGGATTTTTCTTTAACGGCCATGTTTCTCGCATTACTTGTTTTGCAGTTGGAGAGTATGGATCATAGTAAATTAAAATTATATCTATCGCTCATTGTATATGTCGTTTTATTCATGTTAGTTTTCTGTATGTTTGTTCCTTCATATATTGCAATTCTCTTATCAACAATTATTGTTGCAACGATCGGGGTGGTGAAAGACAAATGA
- a CDS encoding recombinase family protein, whose translation MLSSVAQQEVENISSNVKKGLKMKMKRGELVGFQGCLGYDYHPEDKSITVNEKEAEIVRYIFHRYVEGAGGSIIARELENLGYKTKRGTPTWAESTVLGIIKNEKYKGDLLMGKTFTLDPISKRQLENFGEEDQYYLRNHHEPIVSAEIFDKVQEIRLRRSRGRNTVEKNGGKREKFSRKYAFSCMIDCAYCGSTLTRRRWHSGTKYGKTIWQCVTSTKKGKKFCPDSKGIPEEAIEKAFLESYRIMCNNNKDVLDGFLQRMEEALSASTIQKELSKIEKEVQGLENKKNKLVDMRLEDIIDKETYEEKYNELMQKINEKVQEREKSLSNLEEEKDIKKRLLAFKKVLEQNEVIDTFDRYVFESVVEKVIVGGIDEDGNKDPAMITFVYKTGLSNSLDGEKFKPARRNAKKDNTNASNELCSHTGNEDNKLYPHSSDDTC comes from the coding sequence GTGTTGAGTTCAGTAGCACAACAAGAAGTTGAGAATATATCTTCTAATGTAAAAAAAGGATTAAAGATGAAAATGAAACGAGGTGAATTAGTCGGTTTTCAAGGCTGTCTCGGTTATGATTATCACCCAGAAGATAAGAGTATAACTGTAAACGAGAAAGAAGCAGAAATTGTTCGTTATATATTCCACAGGTATGTTGAAGGAGCCGGGGGCAGTATCATTGCAAGAGAACTTGAGAATTTAGGCTATAAAACTAAAAGAGGTACTCCAACATGGGCTGAATCGACGGTACTTGGAATTATTAAGAATGAAAAATATAAAGGCGATCTTTTAATGGGAAAAACTTTCACATTGGATCCTATTTCGAAACGTCAATTGGAAAATTTTGGGGAAGAAGATCAATATTATTTAAGAAATCACCATGAACCCATTGTCAGTGCTGAAATATTTGATAAAGTGCAGGAGATCAGATTAAGACGAAGTAGGGGAAGAAATACGGTAGAAAAAAATGGTGGTAAACGTGAAAAATTCAGTCGTAAATATGCTTTTAGCTGCATGATTGATTGTGCTTATTGTGGCAGTACATTAACAAGACGTAGATGGCATAGTGGAACTAAATATGGCAAGACAATTTGGCAATGTGTTACGAGTACGAAGAAAGGTAAGAAGTTTTGTCCAGATAGTAAAGGAATACCAGAAGAAGCCATTGAAAAGGCCTTTTTGGAAAGTTACCGTATTATGTGTAATAATAACAAAGATGTTTTAGATGGGTTTTTGCAACGAATGGAAGAGGCTTTAAGTGCCAGTACGATTCAAAAAGAACTTTCTAAAATAGAAAAGGAAGTTCAAGGGTTAGAAAACAAAAAGAATAAGTTAGTAGACATGAGATTAGAGGATATTATCGACAAAGAAACGTATGAAGAAAAATATAATGAACTAATGCAGAAGATAAATGAAAAAGTTCAAGAAAGAGAAAAATCGCTGTCAAATTTAGAAGAAGAAAAAGATATTAAAAAACGGTTATTAGCCTTCAAAAAAGTGTTAGAACAAAATGAGGTTATCGATACTTTTGATCGTTATGTATTTGAAAGTGTAGTTGAAAAAGTAATCGTTGGTGGAATAGATGAAGATGGAAATAAAGATCCTGCCATGATTACTTTTGTATATAAAACAGGACTAAGTAACAGTCTTGATGGTGAAAAATTTAAACCTGCTAGAAGAAACGCAAAAAAAGATAACACAAATGCATCTAATGAATTGTGTTCACATACAGGCAACGAGGACAATAAATTGTATCCACATAGTAGTGACGACACATGTTGA
- a CDS encoding Rpn family recombination-promoting nuclease/putative transposase: MKDTYIYHKTALQLLKYIIEIWEAKSEKEKSNELPIVIPLVIYHGQKDWN, translated from the coding sequence ATGAAGGATACCTATATTTATCATAAAACCGCTCTTCAACTGTTAAAATATATAATAGAAATATGGGAGGCAAAAAGTGAAAAGGAAAAGAGCAATGAGCTTCCAATTGTTATTCCTTTAGTCATTTATCACGGTCAAAAAGATTGGAATAT
- a CDS encoding Rpn family recombination-promoting nuclease/putative transposase, with protein MWLKNPHDKFFKEPFGDVTVTKDFLTNYLPESIMEMIDVNTLEPEKDRFINEKLKENFSDLLFKVNICGNEGYLYLS; from the coding sequence GTGTGGCTGAAAAATCCACATGATAAATTTTTTAAAGAGCCCTTTGGAGATGTGACGGTCACGAAGGATTTTTTAACTAATTATTTGCCAGAAAGTATAATGGAGATGATTGATGTCAACACTCTTGAACCAGAAAAGGATCGTTTTATTAATGAAAAATTGAAAGAAAACTTTTCGGATTTACTTTTTAAGGTAAATATTTGTGGCAATGAAGGATACCTATATTTATCATAA